A single region of the Raphanus sativus cultivar WK10039 chromosome 1, ASM80110v3, whole genome shotgun sequence genome encodes:
- the LOC108860851 gene encoding arogenate dehydratase/prephenate dehydratase 1, chloroplastic gives MALRCFPIWVCPQTGYHYPLMGLDTKRCLWKCSSSASQRTVTAVGGEVPYGRELKKLSDEMGLTQENSQSVTFHRDLSMLPKPLTANSLTSSAGDDSKVRISFQGIPGAYSETAALKAYPNCETVPCEDFETAFQAVELWLVDKAVLPIENSVGGSIHRNYDLLLRHRLHIVQEVHLPVNHCLLGVPGVSKEDIKCVLSHPQALDQCMKSLNELGIQRVSAKDTATAAQTVSSSGKRGIGAVASVRAANIYGLDILAENIQDDANNVTRFLILAREPMIPRTDRPYKTSIVFSLEEGPGVLFKALAVFALRSINLSKIESRPQRRRPLRVVDGSNNGCAEYFDYLFYIDFEASMAETRAQHALGHLQEFTSFIRILGCYPMDLVC, from the exons GAAATGCTCCTCCTCTGCTTCCCAGAGAACTGTCACTGCCGTTGGAGGCGAGGTTCCGTACGGCCGTGAACTCAAGAAGCTCTCTGATGAAATGGGTCTGACTCAGGAGAATTCTCAGTCGGTTACCTTTCATAGGGACTTGAGTATGCTTCCTA AACCGCTAACTGCAAACAGTCTTACCTCTTCTGCTGGAGATGATTCAAAAGTGAGAATTTCATTTCA AGGCATACCAGGTGCATATAGCGAGACAGCAGCACTAAAAGCATATCCAAATTGTGAAACCGTGCCATGTGAAGACTTTGAAACTGCGTTCCAG GCTGTGGAGCTTTGGTTGGTGGATAAAGCAGTATTACCGATAGAGAACTCAGTAGGTGGTAGTATCCACCGTAACTATGATTTGCTTCTTCGTCATAGGCTTCACATTGTCCAAGAAGTTCATTTGCCTGTGAATCATTGTCTCTTGGGAGTGCCTGGTGTTAGCAAAGAAGATATTAAATGCGTTCTTAGCCATCCTCAG GCGCTTGATCAATGTATGAAGTCTCTTAACGAGTTAGGCATACAGAGAGTCTCTGCAAAAGACACTGCTACTGCTGCTCAG ACTGTTTCTTCTAGTGGCAAGAGGGGTATAGGAGCAGTGGCGAGTGTACGTGCTGCAAATATATATGGTCTTGATATTCTTGCCGAGAACATACAA GATGATGCTAACAATGTGACCCGGTTTCTTATACTGGCGAGAGAGCCTATGATTCCAAGAACAGATCGACCATATAAG ACAAGTATTGTGTTCTCGCTAGAAGAAGGTCCTGGTGTGCTGTTCAAGGCCTTGGCTGTTTTTGCTTTAAGAAGCATTAACTTATCCAAG ataGAAAGTCGTCCACAAAGACGGAGACCGCTAAGAGTAGTTGATGGTTCAAACAATGGATGCGCCGA GTACTTTGATTACTTATTCTACATTGATTTTGAAGCTTCCATGGCTGAAACACGTGCTCAGCACGCCCTTGGCCATCTACAG GAATTCACCAGTTTTATCCGTATACTCGGATGCTATCCTATGGATTTAGTATGTTAA